CTTATTTTAGGAGTTTATACTATCATGAATACCCTCCTTTCTCATGAATGTTATTAATCATATCTTATTATAATGGGATAATTATTTATGATTAGTTAATCTTAATTGGTAGCTAAAGGAGGTTGGTTTTGCATATACCATGTACTGTTCTAAAGGCTTTGGTCCACAGCCCCATGAACCAACACCCAAGGTTTTATGGCTAATGCAAAGCACTGTACCTTTGCTTTTTGGTAAATCTATTTGGTATTCTACTTTCTCTAATTCTTCATCGCTATATGGAAGGGCAGCCACCTGAAAGCGCTCATTTAAATGTTTCACGGTTAAACCTGGCCCTTTTGCGGAAGTTAGATTTGCCCAACTCACATCTTCATGATTTCCGCTTTCCATTGGCTTTTCGTAAGGTGTCATTTGTTTGTCTACACTACTGAAATAATGTCCAATGTCTGAACCGCTCTTTCTATCAGCATAGTTTTCCATTGGTCCTCTACCTAAATAGTCTATTTTATCTAAGTCTTTGGCTAAAAACATGCGAACACCAATTCGTGCCAGTATCAGTTTTGGGTTACTGAAATCAACATCATTCGTAACATTTATCACCCCACTTCCATAAATGGTATAAACTATGTTGTGATGAATGATAAAGTTCTCACTGCCATTCCCTGTTAGTTTCACATTAACCTCAACCTTACCTTGAGCAAGCTTGGTACTTTTAACTTCATCAACTGTCCACTTAATTGATTTTAAGCCATTTTTTTCCCAATCGCCATAAGCCCACATGTCATCTTTTCTATGTGGTGCACGCCATAAATGCAGCATCGGACCACCATTTTCTTGAAGAAGGTTAGTGCCATTTTTTTCAATCTTTGTAAATGTTCCTTTTTCTTTATTGAATTCTAATTTGAAATCACTACCTGTAATAACTGCAAAGTTTTTCGAATCATCCAAAGACAGATTGCCAGTAGCCAATTCCTCTGTCGCATTAGTATGTATCGGTAGTTCAAATTGTTGAGCAGCTACTTCATATCCTTTTTTTGCCCAATTTTTATCCTCGCTCAGCTGAAATGAAATTCTTAAAAAATATTCGGCACCTGGTTTTGCACTTACTTTAAAAGGTACTGTTAGCGCCTTATTTTCTCCTGGCTTAATTGTTCCCGTTAACAAGCTTCCTGTAGATATTATCTTTCCATCTTCACTTAATTCCCATTTTGCAGTTAGCGTATTGATATCTGTTACTTGATAACGGTTCTTGATGGTAATTTTTCCATTTGCCAGATCTAACGCTTGAATGGTAATCCATTGATAAGCATGTTTTAATTCTGGATAATGTGGCTTAAGTGATCTATCAGAAAACACTACACCTTTGTGAATGAAGTATTGATCGTTGGGATAATCTCCAAACCCTCCACCAAAGGCTGTAATTTGATGTTTTGAATCACGATTGTTGTAAACACCCTGGTCTTGCCATTCCCATATTGCTCCACCTAATAACGCAGGATATTTATCAAAAAGCTCATTGTAAATATCAACAGAACCCATAGAATTGAACATCGCATGCGCATATTCACATAGATAAAATGGCTTAGTTAGTGCTTCTTCATTAGCCCTTCTTTCTAAACTATATACATCGGTATACATTTGGCTATCTATATCAGCAGGGTTTCTGCTGCCAACACCAAAACCTTCATAATGTGTTGGTCTGGTAGGGTCAATATCCTTTATTGCTTTTAAAGCAGCTCTAAAATTTGTTCCGCCACTGCCATTTTCGTTACCCAAAGACCAAATGACAACAGATGCATGGTTTTTAAAATTTTCGGTATTGGCAACATTTCGATCAATGATAGCAGCTTTAATTCGTGGCTCTTCATTAAAATCGTTCATTGCACCATGACATTCCACGTTTGCCTCAGCAACCAAATAAAGTCCATACTCATCACACAGTTCGTACCATCTTGGATCATCTGAATAGTGGCTGGTACGCACATGAT
The sequence above is drawn from the Pedobacter frigiditerrae genome and encodes:
- a CDS encoding glycoside hydrolase family 2 TIM barrel-domain containing protein, yielding MAQSQTANFLSITDTASVPKEIEDPENIGINKERAHATLMPYGSLTEALVAKRHASTFSRSLNGMWKFSWVDWPQKRQVNFYKTSYDVSSWKEIKVPSNMEVEGYGTPIYTNFNYPFKKDFPRIMTTPNEKFTAFKERNPVGSYRRDFTVPANWQGRRIFITFDGVDAGFFIWVNGKKVGYSVNSRNAAEFDLTKYVKPGKNVLAVEVYRLTSGSYLEDQDMWRMSGIFRNVTLWSAPQQHIRDYFIKTDLDKQYKNAAVTVNTKVKNYGTTAIKARSIAATLYNGATLVTGSAAKGIVPALKPGEEVNVELKFNVNSPQKWTAETPKLYTAVITLKEGSTSLEILSSKIGFREIEIKGRLFTVNGVPIKLKGVNRHENWPDNGHAITEAQMIKDILLIKQANCNHVRTSHYSDDPRWYELCDEYGLYLVAEANVECHGAMNDFNEEPRIKAAIIDRNVANTENFKNHASVVIWSLGNENGSGGTNFRAALKAIKDIDPTRPTHYEGFGVGSRNPADIDSQMYTDVYSLERRANEEALTKPFYLCEYAHAMFNSMGSVDIYNELFDKYPALLGGAIWEWQDQGVYNNRDSKHQITAFGGGFGDYPNDQYFIHKGVVFSDRSLKPHYPELKHAYQWITIQALDLANGKITIKNRYQVTDINTLTAKWELSEDGKIISTGSLLTGTIKPGENKALTVPFKVSAKPGAEYFLRISFQLSEDKNWAKKGYEVAAQQFELPIHTNATEELATGNLSLDDSKNFAVITGSDFKLEFNKEKGTFTKIEKNGTNLLQENGGPMLHLWRAPHRKDDMWAYGDWEKNGLKSIKWTVDEVKSTKLAQGKVEVNVKLTGNGSENFIIHHNIVYTIYGSGVINVTNDVDFSNPKLILARIGVRMFLAKDLDKIDYLGRGPMENYADRKSGSDIGHYFSSVDKQMTPYEKPMESGNHEDVSWANLTSAKGPGLTVKHLNERFQVAALPYSDEELEKVEYQIDLPKSKGTVLCISHKTLGVGSWGCGPKPLEQYMVYAKPTSFSYQLRLTNHK